The Panicum virgatum strain AP13 chromosome 6K, P.virgatum_v5, whole genome shotgun sequence nucleotide sequence tattaagtataattaatgcataattagcggatgattactatagcaattagtgattaaattatgaactaattagatttaattgattcatgattaagtcacgacttatgaaattagttttgtaataaatctatatttagtactcccaATTGATATTTAAATTTGCGATATGACGGAACTTATGTCTTAAACTGAAAAAAAGCAAACAACACCAAAGAAACAAGCTGCTCATCGAATATATGAATTTCTAGTTTTTGGTAGTCTTGAGCCCATGCTTTTCAGGACTGAATTCATACATTTTCTTCTCAAATATCAATGAGACGATGGTTCTCAAATATGATGTTTTCTCTGTTGTAACCAAACACTCAGCAGATAAAACTTAGTAGCTAGGATGTGTTGACGATCAAAATTGGCATATGCAAACTGGTCAGACTGATCTGGGTGATTTTGCCAAAATATAAATTTAGCTCACCATTGTGTAGCTCTCGTTGAGACAatcaaaatgcatatatagaacgtcaTTTGGAGTTCggatgagagagttatgactTCAGGAAGACTGGACCTAGAATGAATCGGTTAGGCAATTTGAACCCGACAGTCAGACCGGTTTTTGCTGTGTAGTCCAACTTAGGAGTTGATTATGATACAAAATTTGTTAGAATTTCGACTGCTAACAGGGCAAGACTTCCCATCCCTGTAAATATAAAAGGTTACGGCTGATTGAGGACATTCAATGGATTAAAACATATCAAGTTATTACTTTTCATTACTTTTTTGTCTTCTCTAAACCCTAGCTCTTCCGACCCCGATATTTGCTATTCTTCTCTCATCTAAACGGTCTCGATGATGTTTGAAGGCGTTCCAGGtcgcctgccgaccctagaacaactcTGCGTGCACTTGCCCTGATGGGGTCCTTGTCGGGCGAGTGTTCGTTGGATTTTCGCTGGATTCCCGACGAAAACCAGTTTGACCAGCCTCCCTAACCGGCCTGACCTGAGCAGCGGCATGCACCTTCACTGGATTCCTGAgaaagaccggtctgaccacgcCCTCCCTGACCGGCCTAACCGGATCTAAGCAGCAGCGCTGCATCACGCGCTCCTGCTCGCCGCATGTGCTAGTGCTCTCGTGTGTTGATCTTAAATTTGCGCAAACAGAAAGCTTTTTCTAATCAATCCTAATAAGGGATAGGTGATGTCCAGTATGCACGAGGGATCCCTTGATTATCGTTAGCGTACTCCAAAGAACAACTAGCACGATTTTATCTGACCATGTACTGGACGCATGCATATTATCTGCAACTGGATCAGTATATAATTTAAAGCACTCGCTAGTGATTTTTGGTGGGCAAGAATTAGTAGTTGCAGCCAATATGTAGGGATGTGACAAAGACTCAACTACCTGATAATACCGGATGCGCAGGTGATTTTACCAGCTGGTGCATGAATGTGTTGACATTTTGATACTAGGAGAATTCGGATCTGCCTTTCCCTCTATCGGCGATGCATCATCCTTCTTAGTGCTGTTGTCTGTTCATTGAATTGCAATGAGTCACTTTATTTTGTCGTCTTTTGCATTGAAGACGACCTGCATGCCTAAGGTTTGAACAAACACGCATGTGCTGAACTATTGAGCTGAACGTCTACTAGAAACTTTTGAAGCTACTTTATATAGGCTAATTTGCTCGCTGTGGAATCGTACTTAACAAACAAAATTGTTATTACAACTCTTCAGTTCAGGGTGTTTAAGAGTCATCGTTTCCGGTTTTACCGAACATATATTTTcattcccaaaaaaaaataccGAACACATATTTTCGCTTGGTACAGTTCATTAACGTGTGTTAGCACATCAAGGAATTAGATTGTTGGGCCCTAAATTAATATCATTATCTAAGACAAACAAAGCTTTTTGACAGTAAAACTGAATTAGCGCATCAAGGAATTAGATCTTACAGTGTTTGTGAGCAGTGCTCACCCTTTGGATAATTCATTGACACATGGATAGCTGCCTGAAATTCTGACAGGACAGGGTTGCATAGTCCAGATACCTTGCGTTGTCAGCCGTCCAAAGTGATGTGAAGAATTCCTAACCTACATCCCTAGCCAAACCTTTTGTAAAGCTACAATTTTTTGACTAGTTAGATTTTATCTTTGGTATTGCTTTCTAAGCACAGTAACAACTTTTGGTTGGTTAATGAAACGTAAAAATTAGAGCCAAAGCCTCTAGAATTGTTTTCCTGACGTATAAAAACATCAAAAGATGAGTTGATAAGACTTCCGGCCCTTGGTTCTCCTAATGGTCAATGTATATGTATACAATAGGACATATGTTGATCCTTCTGGACAAGACTAGCCAATTTCTAGACTGTATAAGTCACGATCCAATTTGATCTTCAGGATACACTCCCAATCCTAAGTGCctctaaagaaaagaaaacgaaaaagaaaaagaaacaagaaaaaggaaaatactACCAAGTGGTTGTACAATCTGCATATATAAATCATAGTTATTATCCCTACTAGTCGCTGGCATGATGCATAGAAGGTGTGGTCCATCCTAACATAGCAAGCCAATTATTATGTAAATGAAACTAGGTTTACAAACTAACACAATTAGGTTTAGTTTATTGGAAACTATTGGACATCTGAACTCTTTGAAACGTTAGGCATTAGTAATATTGTTAATTATAAGAATGCTGCTTTCAATCCTAATCCTACAGTCCAACCTTCCCTGTTCATGAAAATTTTAGTGCAAAACCTTCAGTTTTCACAAAATCAACACGTCATCCTGATCCTctctctgattttttttaataaaaaccGTCGAATTCTTATTAAATCAAATCACAGCATGTTCCATTCTTTACTTCTTCACGAGCAATACTATATGTACAAATTGAATACCAAAATGCGTCAAAATCAAAAGTTGTTCAatacaaaatttgatcaagAATTCAGAACTATAAATTCAAAATGCTTTCACAATTAGTTTGCACAAATGCTGACATGTGACCGGTTCTACCCATAATTTGAAGACCAAAACATCTTCAAATTAAAATATGTTCAGTACAAAAGTTGCTCAGAATTTCAAACCTAAAGCTTTGCTACCCAACACAATTGTAAATTCAAACTGTTTTCGTAATTCATTCAGCATAAGATCCTATTTTGCTAAGAAATAAAATATCGTACCACCATTCTTCTACAACCACTGATTTCTTAAAAAATACCCTCACATCTATTAATTGCCACATAATTAAAAGTCTAAATATCATCACTTCGCAAATAGATTAAGCTTCCAGCTAATTATGTTTCGCCCTACCTAATAAATAATTTTACCCCTCCTTTTACCGTAataaatatagcaaaaaaaGTCATAGACCCATTTCAATAcccaaaaaaaatatactacTTAAATGATAGCGTCACGACAATAGAAAGCTCAAATATATACCAAGTGTAACAACAGCTCGCGGACCATGACACCTATGCGAAAAATAATGAAGCGATAAATTCATCTTACCTACGTTGCTTAAAAAATGCATTTACCTAGATACACTAATTATTATAAGCACAAACTATAGTCCCCATTAAGTGCAAACATACGACCTGAAATACAGGCTCCGTGCGGTAAAGCCGCAGTCCTTTCTAGTATACATTAAAAATGATAAGTTAAGATCGTACATGCTATTAATTTTATTTCGGACAACGTCGAGAATGTAATGACCAGCCACCAGCAATGAAGAGACTGATTGTTCACTGGCATGCTCATATATAAGAGGTCATAGTAGGTCGAAAAATCTTCGCCACTCACCAAACTTTCTAAGGAACAATCATTATGTTTTCATATCACAATGCCAGCACTTGTGTTATTTTACTATTCAGTTTGATGATATATTCTTTACACATGAACCAACCTGAAATTGATTTATACCTTTATTTTTCGTGACACTTCCATTATTTATTGAGCTGTCTGATATCCCAGAAAGCTAAGGCAAGAGATGAAAACGTTAGCCATCAGCAGACAACCACTGTGGCCAGGCAACCTTGGAAGTAAAATCAATTGTTCGATCAGTGCATGTGGTTTGGCTTTATTGACTGGACCACACTAACGTCCTCGCAATCTGCAAATATCTTCACAACTTTCCAACAAAAAATTGATCAACCTACCCTCAGTAAAACCAAAGGCAGCTGGAAATTAAAATTTTGCTGACCGGACATGGACACCACAAAAGACCCGCACTCCTCCATCCAAAAACAAGTCATTATATGATTCAAAATTTATTCTAGAAAATAAGTTATtttaccctatttagaaagtcACATGCATATAAGAATCAACCATATATTGTCAAATATGGGTAATAAATATGAGTAAATATGGTCAGTTTACCTTCTTATTAATCTCCTagaatttctaaaatattttgtaTTTTGGGACCGAGGGAATATATGGTTTGCTGACATGATTAATCTAATCTAAACATGTAATAGAATCCATCTTATCAATCAGTGATCTTTCCACTCAAGGTTGCCAAAGCTACACTATTACCGAAACAATGACCGATTAACCTAACCTTTTGTAGTTGTACCAAGATGCCAGAGAAGATTCCGCTTCCGCAAGCAACAGCCCACCATCAGCTCTTGGTTTTCCACCCCACGTTTTTGCCCACTCACCATCGCCACCACCACTTTACATTGGACCACTAAAATTTCTCTTCATattttttccctctctctctctctctcgaactCACCCCATTTCCATCTATAAATAAGCCCCTCTTCCAAGCCTCAATTCCCTtttcctctcctcccctccttccCACTAAGGATCGCTTGTTCCTGTGCAGCAGCGCGGTGGCGCTTTACCACCTTCCTTGCAAGAAACTCTTGCTCCCCATACACATCTTCCTTGTCTTCTTGATTTCGTAGCCTTGCACTTGTGTCTTTGTGCTCCAATCAGAAACTCTGCAAAAATTTCCCACCGAAAACTAATATTCCAGGGGAGACTCTGTCAAAATTTCTACCTGCCATCAAGCTGATACAGGATACATTTTTCGTTTAGTGATCAACTCGCTGTTTGTGAGGTAAAAGATTGTAACATTTGGGCCAACTGATCCATGATAGACTGAAGAGAGGAAGGCCGTGGCTTCTTAGATGTCACAAATCCTCTCGGAGGCTATCCGTTCCGGGTTTATGATCAATTCGACGCTCCGGCGAGGCACCCATCTTGTTCTCTCCTTCTCTGTTGTGTTCCTCTACTGGTTCTATGTGTTCTCAGTAAGGTCCTAGCCACCATCAAATCCCATCCATTAGATCATTCAAATAAGAAAAATTAGCATCGTCATACTGTACCTATATAGTTCTTTAAAACTATAGCCTCTAGAGACAACTTAGAAGAAGCTTCTAGAGATATCTGGGGGTGAACGTAGTGTCAACGTAGTTTTCTGCTGGGTGAAGCATTAAGGGGTGCTCAAAGAATTTGTTGAAGATGAGCCTGTCAGGTGGGACCTTCTCAAGTGGGACCTCGTCCGGCTCGAGTCATGGGACTCCTAGCTTTGGGTCAGATCAGGCGGACATGGAGCTCCAGGCTCGGATGGAGCTGAAGCGTAAGAGAAGGATGGAGTCAAACCGTGAGTCAGCAAAGAGGTCAAGGCAGAGGAAGCAACAGCATCTGGACGACCTCAACTCACAGGTTCGTGTCTCTTATATATGTCTCTACACAATTGAAAAAACAACCGTATTTTAATTGTAGAATATTGTGATGTCTCTCatcattttctatatttttagTTTGCTTTATGTATTGAAGCTTGCACTcatgtgcaggtgaatttgacACAAAGCAAAATCAGATGAAAAAGGAGGATTGAGCTTCAGGATCTGCTGAAGCGAACTCCAATAATGCACAGAGCCCATTATTCAGGGCCCACCCAAACAAACTGCTTCCAATGAAGCAGGTGGAACAAAACAATATCAAGATTACACCAAATAAAAGATGCTATTATCTTTTCTTTACCGAAACATGCAATTAATAGGCGATATCAATTTAGTTACGGACGTCTTTGAAATATTACTATCAAAGCCGATCAAACTTTACGACCTAATTTGACAGATATTTTCCACGATCTAACAGTTCGAAAAAATAATATCAACATACAGCATTTGGTTGTTAGTTTTCAAGATTAGTAAATAAGTTTGGACCGTAGATTGGACTTGTAAACAAACGTTACCAAACACTCAAGACAAACGATACAGATTTCATCATGATCTAACAATACTGCTGTGCTGCCAATCACAGTTCCTCGAATATATCCAAAAAATAAAATCCAGCTCTGCCAATAATCACAACTTAGTCTCAAGAATTTGGTTGTCAATCTCAGTTAAACATGAATGTTGTTTCATACGAAACAGGTCGACCAGCTGAGGACGACGAAACAGCAGCTCATCACAGCGCTGAACATCACCACCCAGAACTGCGCAGCAGCAGAAGCTCAGAACTCGGTGCTGCGCACCCAGATGATGGAGCTGGAGAGCAGGCTGTCTGCACTGCGCGACATCATATGCTACATGAATGCGAACCAAGTTTCCAATGCTGCAACCATTAGTGTCAATAATCCATCAGCGATCATGAGCGCGACTGCTAATAACCACTACGATCCTTTTGCCGCGAGCGCATGGAACTCAGGGATGCAAATGGTGCAGCAGCCTATAGATCACTTGCTGTATCAGTGCTTCTAGCAAGGAGAAGATCATAGAGGCTAGAGAAACAAGGCCGTATCAGGATGTTATGCGTGGTAGAATGTTGTGGGCCATTGTGTCACCACTAATCAGTGGTCTTTGTCGTTTTGATTTGTTTTATAAGGGACTATGGGTGCAAATGCAATGGTGTGTTGGCCTTTTGCTCATGTTGGTGGTAGAGGTTATATCAAATTGGTAAGTGGCTAGATGTCTTTTGGCATTGGGTGACTCGGGCCTGGGGGTAGTGGCTGCATTTGTAGGTGAGGGCGCTACAGGGGAGATCGATGTGGCCATTAGGTGCCGAAGAATTGGCATCTGGTTCTTCACTActgcaaattgcaatgataaTAAATTATTATGTTTAATGTAGTGGGAATTTCGTTTTTATGGTTCCTTTTGTGTCGTACGTTGTTTTTGGTGTCATGGATATTGGCCCACAGAGTCTACCCGCAAAATATATGAGCCGTAGGCTAAATTATAATTTAGGCCCTCAGTCAACGATCACAGTAATATACTTGTAAATACAACTTGAGGGATCACTAGGGAATCTTGAACCTCTTTTACAAAAGTTCAAAAATTCCGAGAAAGAAACATGAACAGAAAGCAAGAAATATTCTAGTAAAAACTATTAGATCTTTCAACCACTCAAGACTAGGGATGAAATGCAGGTAAGCCCCACACACCAGAAACCAAAGGTACGAGACTTCATAAGTCCTAACATATTCGAAATACATATGGACTAGAGTAGTATGTGTTGTGGACAAGGTACCTACAAGTGTGAACATTGATGCAACTCTTGATATGCCAAACCTAAGTTCTAGTTTTGCTCGAGGATCGGATGAGCAAAGCTCTAAGCTTTAGGGTGTGTTGACGGCTATTGAAATACATCGTGACCAACAACTTCTCGGAATAAAATAGAACTATGCACCATGTTGcatacatattttatttaaactAATCAAATTCCACATGTTTTGGATGAGTTGAATGTAGAAACATGTGGCGAAATAGGCAAAATCACAGGCTGACCAGCTTCCCTATGCTGACCGGCCTGACACCTCCTCcaaatgccatgccattgatcCATGGCAAAGAAGGCACAACCAATTTATCTTTGAGCTGTGTGTTCAATTTGGTTTGATCAAATGAACTGAAAGACATAGCAAATGGACAGAAGGACCCACACATGAGGAAAATGGGCGCTAAGGGGGTGTTTGGGATCACTCCGCTCCATGTTTTTTTAGCTCCACTCCACAAATAAATATTCAAACAAGTCTAGCTGCTtcactccactccaccaaaaATTAGCTCCACTCTACCTTTTTTTGTGGAGCTCCTCAAGAGGTGCTCCACCAAAAACTGGAGTTGGGTAAAATTACCCACGATGCCACTGATTACACAACTCCCGTACCCCCTTcgcgaaggaaaaaaaaagaaaaagtcgTCGCTCTGCCACGGCCGCACGCCCGCACCTCCGCTCGCATGGGGAGCGCTGCGGCCACCGGGGCTTGGAGCCACTGCTGCTCCGGGAGGCCACCGGGGATGGCACCGTGCGGCTCCGGGAGCGCCTCCCCAAGGCCGACGTCCAATGCCTCATCGAGGGCAGCCACGACTCCACTGACCCACCGGGGCTCGCCACCTGCTACTCGACACGGAGGAGGAGAGCCGCCTCGGCGTGCGAGCGCCCCCCCTCTACCCGGACGTGGCGGCGTTGGCACTGCTGCGCACATCCCACATGCGGATCCGAGTGTCGAGCGGGACCAGAGCCGGCACCGATCCGCCATCGTCGCGGGGGCTCgccgctgtaacacccctgtgttaatcaagGTGCTAATCGCGGGTTAACTCGCTAATTACGGACTTAAGTTCATCATTAGCGTTCCTCGAGATCGCGCGGTAAGAATTGATTTAGCCGTGTTCGACGATGTTTTTCTTgttgatccgagctccaaatcaattttcgcccaaaagcaaagttgtagaccttctatccctctacaacttttattttggccaaatttcatattcccatatgaaatttggagttttgggcAGTCAAACTTTGATCAAAATCATTCAAACGAGTTCAACTTTGGTACTGTGCATCCCCGGTTAGTCAGTGCACCGCCGGCCATCGACGTTGGCGTCGCCACGCGTCGTGCCGACGAACCTCGCCCGTCGTGCTCCCGCACCGTCCTTATCCGCACGGAGTCGTGCCCGTTTTCGCCTCCCCGTTCCCCATTCCTCACCCCTGTGGAGCACGCAGCCGCGCCCTAACACGAGCAGAGCTCGTCGCCGTTCGTCGCTCCGACCACCCTCGCCGCTCCGCTTCGATTGCTCGCACACCAAGCCGATTTACCTCGCCCCAAAGCTCTACCACCCCTTCTCGAGCTCGATTGAGCCGCTCCCCGGCCAAATCGGCGCCCAGAACACCGCGGCCACCATTGTTGCCGCCCGAAGCTTCGCCCCTCccgtcgagctccctctcccGGCCCTCCTCAGCTCGATTCGAGCGCGCGGTGAGAATCCtcgcgacctcctcctcctcactgaCCTTTTCCCCCTCGgattccgcggccgccacctctggAACGACGCCGCGCCACCGTGGCCGCGCCAAcctccgctgctcgccgtcgcggaGCGCCCCTGCGCGAGCTcgggcgcccccgccgcgcgccttgGGGCCGCGGAGCTCCCCTGGCCGCCGTGCTGCCCTGCCCCGCAGCCGCCTTGGCCCATAGCCAGCAAACCAagcacgccacgccgccggcaatGGCCCTGGTGGCCATGGCGTGACTGTGTTGCTCGTTTGCTACTGTAGTTCTGTCGTGTGAATTTTGTTTCATTTCATGTGAAGCTTgcaaaatacataaaaaaataaggaaaaatgctaaaaatgcaaactaagttTTGTTAGTTTACTtaaatcatgatcttcagaggaaaaaataCCCATGCATGTTAAACGTCAGTTTTGCCCCTGttagattttgttttgtgcttAAGCTTGTTTAATTTATTTCCTGCTGTTTTGTTGCCctaaaaattgtgaaactttggcagtagcttactctttgaacgggtagtccactgaaaaatttccaTGTGTAGAAGCTTTGTGTAGGTTGCAAATCTTTTATGCTCGATTTATTATGGCTAGGGGtaaaataaatgttttcttTTTCGCAATGTACCTTTTTAAAGTGGTTTGGTTCCAGCTTAGCCCATGTATTCTTGCATTAGGATCAAAATAGGTTGCACTTGAGAAATATTTGGTTCTATTTGCTTGTTCGTAATTAAATCTCTAATAAATCGTTGCCAAATTATTTCTTTCGTTTAATTGCCGTATTGCATTCTGAGTGCCCTGCATCATTTCATTGCACCATTTTAAGTCTTGCATGACATCTTTCCTTACGTGTAGACTTCGCGAGtgaagccgtctacgagttgATCGCTGAGCCgctccaggagccgcaagcaggggaaccacaagccgaagcagccgtcgagccagatccagaagtcgctaaccccgctgactggcaaggcaagccccggtgcataacccttaatttcaatATTCAATAATcgttatataattattgtgcatttaagtttctaggagttgattggaaccttagatgcatgatccctaggtttcctcagtcactctactagtatacaggtcgttagtactgcaatgcttaattaggattcggtagaagacgagtgattcctgtcactcgcgagatataggtttggttacttatgaaaaagttgctggagaatgaatctttgagaaaaagaaaggaaaaatggagaccgggcggagatgcattggttatggatatggaagttatggaaagtaagcctccgcctgtgtcgattgaggaccgtaccgttgttggcactactgatcgaggattgaacagtactaaccgcatgccgggagtaggaggtagtcgaaaccggtaagctcagtaccatatgtgccccggtaggcggacttgatactgtcttcaccagtggagctagtatacaaactcatggctgacccttcgttggtatcggtggggctagcagtcccgggtcgcagggcagttcgcctattcggtgtgcatatgtgaagggttggtgtgtatagcccgacggggcatatacgtgccgtgttggttaggtccaccttgcaaggttaaatcgaatcgattcgccgtgactcgcggatatgagaaccttgatctctctgtcacatcgtagtaaagaagtggaatgagtctGAACTGAGAATGTTGGTTGTGGTaagctgaaaagataatgtgatcaaccatgtatgctctagagtactaggcaaacctaagttataggggtcaactcaattggcgctaaaatattgaaagtaaggattcagtgCTAGCTGCTTtttagcaaaataactccagagccaaaaagcctttcatgtctagttaatgggctaagtatacccatggtcgggtaagtcttgctgagtattagaatactcaggcttgttgttgccatatCTTTTGAGCAGGTTGTATTCCGGAAGTCTTCGAGGAAATTAGTGtgtcctggagtggtcagcctcttcctccaggttggacggtcgagtgggtcccgtcttctccgtgaattgaaggcaggtgagcctcacatcagtgggcaagatgtgaagttcgtcttcTGTCGTCGACGTTATCTATCGTATTGTTTTAAAGCTTGTTTTTAACTCTAAATTGCTTTCCGCTGCTTTTGAACTCTGAGATTTGAATTGTAAAACTGACTTGTAAACACTTGTTGTAGTTTAAGTTGGTGCTTCTgttaaactcggtttgtaaatgtCTTTAAACTGCTTTTATTGctggtaatcatctgtgctcgtcttttggcgagagttcctgtgcaaccgatcctggttacagcaggcggtctgagtgtactggttgagtgcagtaattctggtCTGAGTTAAGtgttaattagtgcacttgatcggtattattagGACTGTCCtgtgacagctggcatcagagctaattgcactgggggTGATTACTGGTGTACTTAACTATGTTAAGTAAACTTTGTTTGCAAAAATTtcgggttttcgaaaagttgacgcttgatgcgctaaggaatagagtagatagttcgtatgccctaattatgttctataagttaggtggcatctaagtatctatttttattccagcacttccagcatttacttctcgttaaaccttacttttatgcacaactactattctgtaacgacgcacctacgctgaggtaagcaaggtgggtattctgatagtccttagaatagcccacgtgtttcatacgtgcgcgggtcccgtatgttgagcatacgaggaggtgataaggctcaattcaaacgagcctgtcgctatctgccgcctgatatggagtgcggatttcttaccgtgtgattgtgatcacggccatctcgtaaggcaatgttacgaggtgaagactcgttatgcagttggtcataaccgtgtaccttgggacacgtgtacccttgggtgttccgtaaggcgatttgtacgggaagtgaatacgttgattcggtaa carries:
- the LOC120712142 gene encoding bZIP transcription factor 11-like: MSLSGGTFSSGTSSGSSHGTPSFGSDQADMELQARMELKRKRRMESNRESAKRSRQRKQQHLDDLNSQVDQLRTTKQQLITALNITTQNCAAAEAQNSVLRTQMMELESRLSALRDIICYMNANQVSNAATISVNNPSAIMSATANNHYDPFAASAWNSGMQMVQQPIDHLLYQCF